In Pseudomonas putida, a genomic segment contains:
- a CDS encoding molecular chaperone HscC — MIIGIDLGTTNSLVAVWEGDKARILPNALGELLTPSVVGLDDQGQLLVGDIARERLHTHPHLTASLFKRYMGSARETQLGNRAYRAEELSAMLLRSLKADAERALGEPVHEAVISVPAYFSDAQRKATRIAGELAGLKVEKLVNEPTAAALAYGLEQRSEANFLVFDLGGGTFDVSILELFDGVMEIRASAGDNFLGGEDFDDLIVTHFIAKVGVTDLPDTAQPAIAQRLRREAQRVRHALGQAPVERFTLREQAREWDLELTQGELADIVRPLLDRLRAPIERAMRDARIKVAELDEILLVGGTTRMPLVRKLVASLFGRIPSMQLNPDQVVAQGAAAQAALQARHASLEEVVLTDVCPYTLGIETTVQQGTGYQSGHYLPIIERNTVVPVSRSRTVSTLHDNQKLVKLEIYQGESRLVSNNIFLGELDIPVPPLKAGEVSLEVRFTYDNNGLLEAQVYLPVNGETRRLVIENNPGVLQPEEIAQRLAALEALKVHPRDQQINTLLLARLDRLYQESLGDGRDHVAALANYFQQMLDTQDEHQIRKARSDINERLAHFEGEV; from the coding sequence GTGATCATTGGTATCGACCTGGGCACCACCAACAGCCTGGTGGCTGTCTGGGAAGGGGACAAGGCCCGCATACTCCCCAATGCCTTGGGCGAGCTTCTTACTCCAAGCGTCGTCGGCCTCGACGACCAGGGCCAACTGCTGGTAGGCGATATCGCCCGCGAGCGCCTGCACACCCACCCGCACCTCACTGCATCGCTGTTCAAACGCTACATGGGCAGCGCCCGGGAAACGCAGCTTGGCAATCGCGCCTATCGCGCCGAGGAACTCTCGGCAATGCTGCTGCGCAGCCTCAAGGCCGACGCCGAGCGCGCCCTGGGCGAACCGGTGCACGAAGCCGTCATCAGCGTGCCGGCCTATTTCAGCGATGCCCAACGCAAGGCCACGCGCATCGCCGGCGAACTGGCCGGGCTGAAGGTCGAAAAGCTGGTCAACGAACCCACCGCCGCCGCCTTGGCCTACGGGCTCGAGCAGCGCAGCGAAGCGAACTTCCTGGTCTTCGACCTCGGCGGCGGCACCTTCGACGTGTCGATCCTGGAACTGTTCGACGGCGTCATGGAAATTCGCGCCAGCGCCGGCGACAACTTCCTTGGCGGTGAAGACTTCGATGACCTCATCGTCACCCACTTCATCGCCAAGGTCGGCGTCACCGACCTTCCGGACACTGCCCAGCCGGCCATCGCCCAGCGCCTGCGCCGCGAGGCCCAGCGGGTGCGCCATGCCCTGGGGCAGGCGCCAGTCGAACGCTTCACGCTGCGCGAGCAGGCCCGTGAGTGGGACCTGGAATTAACCCAAGGCGAACTTGCCGACATCGTGCGCCCATTGCTCGACCGCCTGCGAGCGCCGATCGAGCGGGCCATGCGCGATGCCCGCATCAAGGTCGCCGAGCTCGACGAAATCCTCCTGGTCGGTGGCACCACCCGCATGCCGCTGGTGCGCAAGCTGGTCGCCTCGTTGTTCGGGCGCATTCCCTCGATGCAGCTCAACCCGGACCAAGTGGTGGCCCAGGGCGCAGCCGCCCAGGCCGCGCTGCAGGCCCGCCATGCCTCCCTCGAAGAAGTGGTGCTCACCGATGTCTGCCCCTACACCTTGGGCATCGAGACCACGGTGCAGCAAGGCACCGGCTACCAGAGCGGCCATTACCTGCCGATCATCGAGCGCAACACGGTCGTGCCCGTGAGCCGCTCGCGCACCGTGTCGACGCTCCACGACAACCAGAAGCTGGTCAAGCTGGAGATCTACCAGGGCGAAAGCCGGCTGGTGAGCAACAACATCTTCCTCGGCGAACTGGACATCCCGGTGCCGCCGCTCAAGGCCGGCGAAGTATCGCTGGAAGTGCGCTTCACCTATGACAACAACGGGCTGTTGGAGGCGCAGGTGTACCTGCCGGTCAATGGCGAAACTCGCCGCCTGGTGATCGAGAACAACCCCGGTGTGCTGCAGCCAGAAGAGATCGCCCAGCGCCTGGCTGCCCTCGAAGCCCTGAAAGTGCACCCCCGCGACCAGCAGATCAACACGCTGCTGCTGGCCCGGCTCGACCGCTTGTACCAGGAAAGCCTCGGCGATGGCCGCGACCATGTCGCCGCGCTGGCCAACTATTTCCAGCAGATGCTCGACACCCAGGACGAACACCAGATCCGCAAGGCCCGCAGCGACATCAACGAGCGTCTGGCGCATTTTGAAGGTGAGGTCTGA
- a CDS encoding J domain-containing protein, with amino-acid sequence MSHWQLLELRPDADERSIKRAYARLLKSHRPDDDPQAFQRLREAYEASLDEARWRAQLDDEDTEQLIEPALAASEPALEHAAPQVDIPIAAIPPEPSLEQMQAWLAEGKERQVMDALRHWLASDWLLPFERRDQFEQSVLDLLESAEHWSAAFFEGVCQTMGWDEAKGNLPCEYWRWDRFIRHCELHAMEEGVRNDLARNDDDKALGQPAALLLKPLSDGRRRALADGFTGHDWQRFTQLAETIEYQHPELPERLGVTPLDNWRDWLPAATYRPVFVFLWLALSLVILPSLIGYSKAKGDLAAMLVIPLFVPGVLFLGLRAYRLWSMLAVPMASLDVVLSRWLLPRRVYRQGAGLLLLRHILPSLAPAALAYAWAGDVLWLRWVGSTVVFLGTLYFTNGVLRGGKLSIWDRAARAVKARFARLPWHLLRRQGVLICLAAIAMGFWVYLRSRPGL; translated from the coding sequence ATGAGCCACTGGCAATTGCTCGAACTCAGGCCCGACGCCGACGAGCGCAGCATCAAGCGCGCCTATGCGCGGCTGCTCAAGAGCCACCGTCCGGACGATGACCCGCAGGCTTTCCAGCGCCTGCGTGAAGCCTACGAGGCGTCGCTGGACGAGGCGCGCTGGCGTGCACAGCTCGATGACGAAGACACTGAGCAACTCATCGAGCCCGCACTGGCTGCAAGCGAGCCTGCCCTGGAGCATGCTGCGCCGCAGGTCGACATCCCAATAGCGGCCATCCCGCCAGAACCGTCTCTGGAGCAGATGCAAGCGTGGCTGGCCGAGGGCAAGGAGCGCCAGGTGATGGACGCGCTGCGCCATTGGCTGGCCAGCGACTGGCTGCTGCCGTTCGAGCGCCGCGATCAGTTCGAACAGAGCGTGTTGGACCTTCTCGAATCCGCCGAACATTGGTCTGCGGCCTTTTTCGAGGGTGTCTGCCAGACGATGGGGTGGGACGAAGCCAAGGGCAATCTGCCCTGCGAATACTGGCGCTGGGACCGTTTCATCCGCCATTGCGAACTGCACGCCATGGAAGAGGGCGTGCGCAACGACTTGGCCAGAAACGACGACGACAAAGCGCTTGGCCAACCGGCTGCCTTGCTCCTCAAACCCTTGAGCGATGGTCGGCGTCGTGCGCTGGCAGACGGTTTCACCGGTCACGATTGGCAGCGCTTTACCCAGCTTGCCGAAACCATCGAGTACCAACATCCCGAACTGCCTGAGCGGCTGGGGGTGACGCCACTGGACAACTGGCGGGACTGGTTGCCGGCGGCCACCTATCGGCCAGTGTTCGTGTTCCTGTGGCTCGCGTTGTCGCTGGTGATCCTGCCTTCGCTGATCGGTTACTCGAAAGCCAAGGGCGATCTGGCTGCCATGCTGGTCATTCCCCTGTTCGTACCGGGGGTGCTGTTCCTGGGGCTCAGGGCCTACCGGTTGTGGTCGATGCTGGCGGTGCCCATGGCGTCGCTCGACGTCGTGCTGAGCCGCTGGTTGCTGCCGCGCCGCGTGTACCGACAAGGTGCCGGGCTGTTGCTGCTGCGCCACATACTCCCTAGCCTGGCGCCTGCGGCCCTGGCCTATGCCTGGGCTGGTGATGTGCTGTGGTTGCGCTGGGTCGGTTCGACCGTGGTGTTCCTTGGCACGCTGTATTTCACCAATGGCGTGCTGCGCGGCGGCAAGCTGTCGATCTGGGATCGGGCTGCGCGGGCCGTCAAGGCCAGGTTCGCACGTTTGCCGTGGCACCTGTTGCGACGCCAGGGCGTCCTGATCTGCCTGGCCGCGATTGCGATGGGGTTCTGGGTCTACCTGCGCTCGCGGCCCGGCCTTTAA
- a CDS encoding GntR family transcriptional regulator: MVQLTSLQTKVAGQILAAIQSGELAPGNHLKEVELAERFGVSRSPVRGALAYLADQQLIEPMANHGFRVPLEPAALELGAGELQNEEDALYARLIDDRLNQSLPDQISESDLLRRYEVGKSVLRRCLLRLSDEGVMHRKHGHGWQFAPTLSDKQTRFESYRFRMLLEPAGLLEPTFRLNQEQLQRCRKQQLDLLEGIAESKNFFESNAQFHELLAAASGNAYILQAVQQQNRLRRLTEFHSVNNVERVKASCREHLAILDALEQGDNEWASTLLHRHLEVASKMGVARSKA; encoded by the coding sequence ATGGTTCAACTCACTTCGCTGCAGACCAAGGTTGCTGGCCAGATTCTCGCGGCCATCCAGAGCGGCGAACTGGCGCCGGGCAACCATCTGAAGGAAGTGGAGCTGGCCGAACGCTTTGGCGTGTCGCGCTCGCCGGTACGTGGCGCGCTGGCGTACCTGGCCGATCAGCAGCTGATCGAGCCGATGGCCAACCACGGTTTCCGCGTACCGCTCGAGCCTGCCGCGCTGGAACTGGGCGCTGGCGAACTGCAGAACGAAGAGGACGCGTTGTACGCGCGCCTGATCGACGACCGCCTCAATCAGTCGCTGCCGGACCAGATCTCCGAAAGCGACCTGCTGCGCCGCTACGAGGTGGGCAAGAGCGTGTTGCGCCGCTGCCTGCTGCGCCTCTCCGACGAGGGCGTGATGCACCGCAAGCATGGTCACGGCTGGCAGTTCGCACCGACCTTGAGCGACAAGCAGACACGCTTCGAGAGCTACCGCTTTCGCATGTTGCTCGAACCGGCCGGCCTGCTGGAGCCGACCTTCCGCCTCAACCAGGAGCAGCTGCAGCGCTGCCGCAAGCAACAGCTGGACTTGCTCGAAGGCATCGCCGAAAGCAAGAACTTCTTCGAGAGCAACGCCCAGTTCCATGAGCTGCTGGCCGCAGCATCGGGCAACGCCTACATCCTTCAGGCAGTGCAACAGCAGAACCGTCTGCGGCGACTGACCGAGTTCCATTCGGTGAACAACGTCGAGCGGGTCAAGGCTTCGTGCCGAGAGCACCTGGCGATTCTCGATGCATTGGAGCAAGGCGATAACGAATGGGCCTCCACCCTGCTCCATCGCCACCTGGAGGTTGCGAGCAAAATGGGCGTGGCGCGGAGCAAGGCGTAG
- a CDS encoding ABC transporter permease yields the protein MLRFILQKLGMAVPTLLLISLMVFALIRLIPGDPALLMLGDMADPQSLADMRQNLGLDHSLVSQFLIWFKAVLSGDLGFSISTREAVLPLIFERFAVSASIVLVAVLLATLIAVPLGLLAAWKQNSALDLGLVMSATLLLSIPSFWLGLLLLYAFGIKLGWLPVVGYVSFGEAPWQALSYLVLPIVTLTLVEVGAIARMARASTIEVLRLEYIAHARAKGLSERAVLWRHALRNAFAPTWTLVGLILGNLLGGIAVLETVFTLPGIGRLMVDAIFARDYPVLQGCLLLITFVYVLVNLFVDLLYPLFDPRVKL from the coding sequence ATGTTGCGCTTTATCCTGCAAAAGCTCGGCATGGCCGTGCCGACCTTGCTGCTGATCTCGCTGATGGTGTTCGCGCTGATCCGCCTGATCCCTGGCGACCCGGCGCTGCTGATGCTCGGCGACATGGCCGACCCGCAAAGCCTGGCCGACATGCGCCAGAACCTGGGGCTGGACCACTCGCTGGTGAGCCAGTTCCTGATCTGGTTCAAGGCGGTGCTCAGCGGTGACCTGGGCTTCTCCATCAGTACCCGCGAGGCGGTGTTGCCGCTGATCTTCGAGCGCTTCGCGGTCAGTGCCAGCATCGTTCTGGTCGCTGTATTGCTGGCGACCCTGATCGCCGTGCCATTGGGCCTGCTGGCTGCCTGGAAGCAGAACAGCGCGCTGGACCTGGGGCTGGTGATGAGTGCCACGCTGCTGCTGTCCATTCCCAGTTTCTGGCTTGGCCTGCTGCTGCTCTATGCCTTCGGCATCAAGCTCGGTTGGTTGCCGGTGGTGGGCTACGTCAGCTTCGGCGAGGCGCCCTGGCAGGCACTCAGCTACCTGGTGCTGCCGATCGTCACCTTGACCCTGGTAGAAGTCGGCGCCATCGCCCGCATGGCCCGGGCCAGCACCATCGAGGTGTTGCGCCTGGAATACATCGCTCACGCCAGGGCCAAGGGCCTGTCGGAGCGAGCTGTGCTGTGGCGCCACGCCCTGCGCAATGCTTTCGCGCCGACCTGGACGCTGGTCGGGCTGATTCTCGGCAATCTGCTCGGCGGCATTGCCGTGCTGGAAACCGTGTTCACCCTGCCGGGTATCGGGCGGTTGATGGTCGATGCGATCTTCGCTCGCGACTACCCGGTGCTGCAGGGCTGCCTGTTGCTGATCACCTTCGTCTACGTGCTGGTCAACCTGTTCGTCGATCTGCTCTACCCACTGTTCGATCCAAGGGTGAAGTTATGA
- a CDS encoding helix-turn-helix domain-containing protein — protein MKVHEEIEGLAVLIRDLRKFKGLTLGELAQRIGRSVGFLSQVERGVSRPTVADLTAISEELGVSTAYFYKLDKPRELDWVTRPHERRTLHLAGGITDVLASPTISGAFSMLDSHLEPGASSGEEYLDDSSEQGCFVLAGELTVWLDGGEPVTLRANDSFQLQPHARFRYANLTDQPTRVLWVFS, from the coding sequence ATGAAAGTGCACGAAGAGATCGAAGGCCTGGCCGTCCTGATACGCGACCTGCGCAAATTCAAGGGCCTCACCCTGGGCGAGCTGGCCCAGCGCATCGGTCGCTCGGTGGGCTTTCTCTCCCAGGTAGAACGCGGCGTATCGCGCCCGACCGTGGCCGACCTCACGGCCATCAGCGAAGAACTCGGCGTCTCCACCGCCTATTTCTACAAACTCGACAAACCCCGCGAACTCGACTGGGTCACCCGCCCGCACGAGCGCCGTACCCTGCACCTGGCAGGTGGCATCACCGATGTGCTGGCCTCGCCCACCATCTCCGGTGCGTTCTCCATGCTCGATAGCCACCTCGAACCCGGCGCCAGCAGTGGCGAGGAATACCTGGACGACAGCTCGGAACAGGGCTGCTTCGTGCTCGCGGGCGAGCTGACCGTCTGGCTCGATGGCGGCGAACCCGTCACGCTGCGCGCCAACGACAGTTTCCAGCTGCAACCCCACGCACGTTTTCGATACGCCAACCTGACCGACCAGCCCACCCGCGTGCTCTGGGTGTTCAGCTGA
- a CDS encoding ABC transporter permease, translating into MSSKPSCAPLVPLAEPVRKAPRAWPAANALIGASLLLALVLLALLGVLWTPYDPLRIDLLARLQAPSAAHWLGTDEFGRDVFSRLLIGARTSLWISLLSVSFAVIAGTLLGMLAGYLRGWTDRVLMMFNDALLAFPGILMALGIMAIIGASQYGIVLALGIAYTPSVVRVVRGSVMSLRELEFIEASRVIGNSELYTMLRHIAPNCLAPLCVLATSMFGWALLSESALSFLGLGVPPPAATWGNMLASSRPYIASASWLGVFPGLFICLALLAINLFGDALRDRLDPRMRK; encoded by the coding sequence ATGAGTTCGAAACCCTCCTGCGCACCCCTGGTCCCACTCGCCGAGCCCGTGCGCAAGGCGCCTCGGGCCTGGCCTGCGGCCAACGCGCTGATCGGTGCCTCGCTGCTGTTGGCGCTGGTGCTGCTGGCCCTGCTCGGTGTGCTGTGGACGCCGTACGATCCACTGCGCATCGACCTGCTGGCGCGCCTGCAAGCACCCTCGGCGGCGCACTGGCTTGGCACTGATGAGTTCGGCCGCGATGTGTTCAGTCGCCTGTTGATCGGTGCCCGCACCAGCCTCTGGATCAGCCTGCTGTCGGTCAGTTTCGCAGTCATCGCCGGTACCTTGCTCGGCATGCTGGCGGGCTACTTGCGAGGCTGGACCGATCGCGTGCTGATGATGTTCAACGACGCTTTGCTGGCGTTCCCTGGCATTCTCATGGCCCTCGGCATCATGGCGATCATCGGTGCCAGCCAGTACGGCATCGTCCTCGCCCTGGGCATCGCCTACACGCCGTCGGTGGTACGTGTGGTGCGCGGCAGCGTGATGTCGCTGCGTGAGCTGGAGTTCATCGAGGCATCGCGGGTGATCGGCAACTCCGAGCTGTACACCATGCTGCGGCACATCGCCCCTAACTGCCTGGCGCCGCTATGCGTGCTGGCCACCAGCATGTTTGGCTGGGCACTGCTCTCGGAAAGCGCCCTGAGCTTCCTGGGCCTGGGCGTACCGCCGCCAGCGGCGACCTGGGGCAACATGCTCGCCAGCAGCCGCCCGTACATCGCTTCGGCGAGCTGGCTGGGTGTCTTCCCTGGCTTGTTCATCTGCCTGGCGCTACTGGCCATCAACCTGTTCGGCGATGCCCTGCGCGATCGCCTCGACCCCCGGATGAGGAAGTGA
- a CDS encoding ABC transporter ATP-binding protein, whose amino-acid sequence MSQSNTLLRVRDLQIRVGEHGALAVDGLSFDMAPGEIVALVGESGSGKTMAARAAIGLLPLPMQVCGGSLEFAGRDLARLDNQALGTIRGAQIGMMFQEPMVSLNPALTIGRQMAEALQLHTELDLQQIHERCVQMLQRIGIADAERCLKAYPHQFSGGMRQRIMLASVMLLRPKLLIADEPTTALDCLAQLDVIELMLELTREQGTAVLFISHDLSLVARYAHKVVVMRHGKAVEQGAIADILLSPKAEYTRQLLEALPRRGELPPLPASEGPLVQVDQVCIEHPGPANFWGKRQYKRVVHSASLSIAPGETLALVGGSGSGKTTLGRSLVGLVKPCAGAIHFKGVDILKASNRTHRLQCQMIFQDPFSSLNPRMRIGEILIEPLRHEPGLNASERRERVMQTMRDIGLPEAFAERFPHQLSGGQRQRVAIGRALVRHPQLVIADEPISALDMTIQKQILELFERLQAQYGFACLFISHDLAAVERIAHRVAVMHQGEVVEVGSREQVFDHPQHPYTRQLLAAASPLEKLDDGSYRIRRAG is encoded by the coding sequence ATGTCCCAGTCGAATACGCTCCTGCGGGTACGTGACCTGCAGATTCGCGTGGGCGAGCACGGTGCGTTGGCCGTCGATGGCCTGAGCTTCGACATGGCCCCCGGCGAAATCGTCGCACTGGTGGGTGAGTCGGGCAGCGGCAAGACCATGGCTGCGCGTGCCGCGATTGGCCTGCTGCCCCTGCCGATGCAGGTGTGTGGCGGCAGCCTGGAGTTTGCCGGCCGCGACCTTGCGCGCCTCGACAACCAGGCCCTGGGTACCATTCGTGGCGCGCAGATCGGCATGATGTTCCAGGAGCCCATGGTCTCGCTCAACCCCGCGCTGACCATCGGCCGGCAGATGGCCGAGGCCCTGCAACTGCATACCGAATTGGACCTGCAGCAGATCCATGAGCGCTGCGTGCAGATGCTCCAGCGCATTGGCATCGCCGACGCCGAACGTTGCCTGAAGGCCTATCCGCACCAGTTTTCCGGTGGCATGCGCCAGCGCATCATGCTCGCCTCGGTGATGCTGCTGCGGCCCAAGCTGTTGATCGCCGATGAACCGACCACGGCGCTGGATTGCCTGGCGCAACTGGACGTGATCGAACTGATGCTCGAACTCACCCGTGAGCAGGGCACCGCGGTGCTCTTCATCAGTCACGACCTGTCGCTGGTGGCGCGCTATGCCCACAAGGTGGTGGTGATGCGCCACGGCAAGGCGGTGGAGCAGGGCGCCATTGCCGATATCCTCCTGTCGCCGAAGGCCGAGTACACCCGTCAGTTGCTGGAGGCGTTGCCACGCCGTGGCGAACTTCCTCCCTTGCCTGCCAGCGAGGGGCCCCTGGTGCAAGTGGACCAGGTCTGCATCGAGCACCCAGGCCCCGCCAACTTCTGGGGTAAGCGCCAGTACAAGCGGGTAGTGCATTCGGCCAGCCTGAGCATCGCCCCAGGCGAGACCCTTGCCCTGGTGGGCGGCAGCGGTTCGGGCAAGACCACCCTCGGGCGCTCGTTGGTCGGCCTGGTCAAGCCATGTGCCGGAGCTATCCACTTCAAGGGCGTGGACATTCTCAAGGCCAGCAACCGCACGCATCGTTTGCAATGCCAGATGATCTTCCAGGACCCGTTCTCGTCACTCAATCCGCGCATGCGCATCGGCGAAATCCTCATCGAGCCGCTGCGGCACGAGCCGGGCCTGAATGCCAGCGAGCGGCGTGAGCGGGTCATGCAGACCATGCGCGACATCGGCCTGCCGGAGGCATTCGCCGAACGCTTCCCTCATCAGCTCTCCGGTGGTCAGCGCCAGCGCGTGGCGATCGGTCGGGCGCTGGTGCGACACCCGCAACTGGTGATTGCCGACGAACCGATTTCGGCCCTGGACATGACCATCCAGAAGCAGATCCTCGAGCTGTTCGAGCGGCTCCAGGCCCAATACGGCTTCGCCTGCCTGTTCATTTCCCACGACCTGGCGGCGGTAGAACGTATCGCCCATCGGGTGGCGGTGATGCACCAGGGCGAGGTGGTGGAGGTGGGCAGCCGCGAGCAGGTCTTCGACCACCCACAACACCCTTACACCCGACAGCTACTGGCAGCGGCCAGCCCGCTGGAGAAGCTCGACGACGGCAGCTACCGAATACGTCGCGCCGGTTGA
- a CDS encoding ABC transporter substrate-binding protein, which produces MGRTLQALGLATLTTFTPYALAETMLRVGLGADIRSTEPGVNRDENTDTVILHVVEGLVAHREDASVGPLLAQAVNVSDDRLKYTFTLRDGVHFQNGATLSSTDVKWTWQRYLDPQTQWRCLPEFDGRGGAKIVDIATPNPQTVIFTLDQPNGLFLASMSRPDCGGAGILHRDSVAADGSWKAPIGTGPFSFAEWKPGQYVQLKRFEGYSARNEAGPDGFTGNKQALVDSVRFMIIPDPSSAKAALLSRNVDLLTDVTASDAQELKALPGIQVSASPIMAICGLLFQTNDPLLKDARIRQAIAHSLDYAQIVNALSNGLSQPNNSAIPSTSAFHDEVAKQGYRYDPAEAQRLLKEAGYNGQPIKMLVNKRYQQMFDMGVLAQAMAQASGLNIQMETLEWGTQLERYQSGNYQMMSFSYSSRLDPALGFDSLMGDKTKEPRKVWDNPQAQALLRQATRESDTAKRQALFDQLHGMMIHDTPMVIIYNGTVTGALRDSVQGYHSWPVAKPRLWGVSLAAK; this is translated from the coding sequence ATGGGCCGCACCTTGCAGGCGCTGGGCCTCGCGACCCTGACCACATTCACGCCATACGCCCTGGCCGAAACCATGCTTCGCGTCGGCCTGGGTGCCGACATCCGCAGTACCGAGCCAGGCGTCAACCGCGACGAAAACACCGATACCGTCATCCTGCATGTGGTCGAGGGGCTGGTAGCCCATCGCGAGGATGCCTCGGTCGGGCCGCTGTTGGCGCAAGCGGTGAACGTTTCCGACGACAGACTCAAGTACACCTTCACCTTGCGTGATGGCGTGCACTTCCAAAATGGCGCGACCCTGAGCTCAACCGACGTCAAATGGACCTGGCAACGCTACCTCGACCCGCAGACCCAGTGGCGCTGTCTGCCAGAATTCGACGGCCGGGGCGGGGCGAAGATCGTCGATATCGCCACCCCCAACCCACAAACCGTGATTTTCACCCTCGATCAGCCCAACGGCCTGTTCCTGGCCTCCATGTCGCGCCCGGACTGTGGCGGTGCCGGTATCCTGCACCGCGATTCCGTGGCCGCCGACGGCAGCTGGAAAGCCCCGATCGGAACCGGGCCGTTCAGCTTCGCCGAATGGAAACCGGGCCAGTACGTGCAACTCAAACGCTTCGAAGGCTACAGCGCACGCAACGAGGCGGGCCCCGATGGCTTTACCGGCAACAAGCAGGCGCTGGTCGACAGCGTGCGCTTCATGATCATCCCCGACCCGTCCTCGGCCAAGGCCGCGCTACTGTCGCGCAACGTCGACCTGCTAACCGACGTCACCGCCAGCGACGCCCAGGAGCTCAAGGCGCTACCGGGCATCCAGGTGTCGGCCAGCCCGATCATGGCCATCTGCGGCTTACTGTTCCAGACCAACGACCCGCTGCTCAAGGACGCACGCATCCGCCAGGCCATCGCTCACTCCCTGGACTACGCGCAAATCGTCAACGCGCTGTCCAATGGCCTCTCGCAACCTAACAATTCGGCGATCCCCAGCACCAGCGCCTTCCATGACGAGGTCGCCAAGCAGGGCTACCGCTACGACCCCGCCGAAGCCCAGCGCCTACTCAAGGAGGCTGGCTACAACGGGCAACCGATCAAGATGCTGGTCAACAAACGCTATCAGCAGATGTTCGACATGGGCGTGCTGGCGCAAGCCATGGCCCAGGCCAGCGGCTTGAACATCCAGATGGAAACCCTGGAATGGGGTACTCAGCTCGAGCGTTACCAGAGTGGTAACTACCAGATGATGTCGTTCTCCTACTCGTCGCGATTGGACCCTGCGCTGGGCTTCGACTCGTTGATGGGCGACAAGACCAAGGAGCCGCGCAAGGTCTGGGACAATCCGCAAGCCCAGGCGCTGTTGCGCCAGGCAACGCGTGAAAGCGACACGGCCAAGCGCCAGGCGCTGTTCGACCAGCTGCACGGCATGATGATCCACGACACGCCCATGGTGATCATCTACAACGGCACGGTGACCGGGGCGCTGCGCGACAGCGTGCAGGGCTACCACTCCTGGCCGGTGGCCAAGCCACGGTTGTGGGGCGTCAGCCTCGCGGCGAAGTAG
- a CDS encoding OprD family porin — translation MKHTHLNVLMTGVGLLSVQAHADFIKDSKASLELRNYYFNRDYREDAGQSKREEWAQGFTLNVQSGFTEGVVGFGVDAIGMLGLKLDSSPDRSGSGLLARDNEAEPGKPSYAKRAQDEYSKLGVTGKMRFAQSELRTGHLLPDLPTLQPNTSRIFPQTFRGTQISSGDIPGLALIGGQIDRVRQRESTDYEEMGLTSQSGAYSSAAKSDRFRFIGGDYKLTPSLQLTYHYAQLEDIYQQHYVGMKHSFALGGGALKTDIRYFDADKSGSGLAGKVDNRALSTRLAYSHGGHTLGGGYQEQFGSTPFTYVDGTNTFLFSEYQLSNFSQTKERTWHARYDYNFAALGIPGLIFSTRWAKGDQAVVKGFDGEAREWERDIDLGYVIQGGPLKGVSLRWRNALSKSNYLRDMNENRVIIGYTVALW, via the coding sequence ATGAAACACACTCACCTGAACGTACTGATGACGGGCGTAGGCCTGCTGTCCGTACAGGCCCACGCCGACTTCATCAAGGACAGCAAGGCATCGCTGGAGCTGAGGAACTACTACTTCAACCGCGACTACCGCGAAGACGCCGGGCAATCCAAGCGCGAGGAATGGGCCCAAGGCTTTACCTTGAACGTGCAATCGGGCTTCACCGAAGGCGTGGTCGGCTTTGGCGTCGATGCCATCGGCATGCTCGGCCTGAAGCTCGATTCCAGCCCGGACCGCTCGGGTTCTGGTCTGCTGGCGCGGGACAACGAAGCAGAGCCGGGCAAGCCGAGCTACGCCAAGCGCGCCCAGGACGAATATTCCAAGCTGGGCGTCACCGGCAAGATGCGATTTGCCCAGAGTGAACTGCGCACAGGCCACCTGCTGCCAGACTTGCCGACGCTGCAGCCGAACACCAGTCGGATATTCCCGCAGACCTTCCGCGGCACGCAGATCAGCTCCGGCGACATTCCGGGCCTGGCGCTGATCGGCGGGCAGATCGACCGGGTTCGTCAGCGCGAGTCGACCGACTACGAGGAAATGGGCCTGACCAGCCAGAGCGGGGCTTATAGCAGTGCGGCGAAAAGTGACCGCTTCCGCTTCATCGGCGGCGACTACAAACTGACGCCGAGCCTGCAACTGACCTACCACTACGCGCAACTGGAAGACATCTACCAGCAGCACTACGTAGGCATGAAGCACAGCTTCGCCCTGGGTGGCGGCGCGCTCAAGACCGATATCCGCTACTTCGACGCCGACAAGTCCGGGTCAGGGTTGGCGGGCAAGGTCGACAACCGCGCGCTCAGCACCCGCCTGGCGTATAGCCACGGCGGCCACACCCTCGGCGGCGGCTATCAGGAGCAGTTTGGCAGCACCCCGTTCACCTACGTCGACGGGACCAACACCTTCCTGTTTTCCGAGTACCAGCTCAGCAACTTCTCCCAGACCAAGGAGCGCACCTGGCATGCACGCTACGACTACAACTTCGCGGCGCTGGGCATTCCGGGCCTGATCTTCTCGACGCGCTGGGCCAAGGGTGACCAGGCGGTGGTCAAGGGCTTCGATGGTGAAGCCCGTGAATGGGAACGCGATATCGACCTGGGCTACGTGATCCAGGGCGGGCCGCTCAAGGGGGTATCCCTGCGCTGGCGCAATGCGCTGAGCAAGTCCAACTACCTGCGCGACATGAATGAAAACCGCGTGATCATCGGCTACACCGTGGCGCTCTGGTAA